A window of Phyllopteryx taeniolatus isolate TA_2022b chromosome 19, UOR_Ptae_1.2, whole genome shotgun sequence contains these coding sequences:
- the LOC133469066 gene encoding ER lumen protein-retaining receptor 2 — MNIFRLTGDLSHLAAIIILLLKIWKTRSCAGISGKSQVLFALVFTTRYLDLLTSFISLYNTTMKIVYIGCAYATVYLIYLKFKATYDGNHDTFRVEFLVVPVGGLAFLVNHDFSPLEILWTFSIYLESVAILPQLFMISKTGEAETITTHYLFFLGLYRALYLMNWIWRFYFEGFFDMIAIVAGVVQTILYCDFFYLYVTKVLKGKKLSLPA, encoded by the exons ATGAATATCTTCAGGCTCACCGGCGACCTGTCCCACCTAGCAGCCATCATCATTCTGCTGCTCAAAATATGGAAAACCCGGTCTTGTGCCG GAATTTCCGGAAAGAGTCAGGTCCTGTTTGCGTTGGTGTTCACCACTCGCTACTTGGACCTGCTCACATCCTTCATCTCCCTCTACAACACAACCATGAAG ATCGTCTACATCGGATGTGCATATGCCACCGTGTACCTGATCTACCTGAAGTTCAAAGCGACTTATGATGGAAACCATGATACGTTCCGAGTGGAGTTTCTCGTCGTCCCTGTCGGTGGCCTTGCATTTCTGGTTAATCACGACTTCTCTCCCTTGGAG ATCCTGTGGACTTTCTCTATCTACTTGGAGTCTGTGGCCATCCTGCCACAGCTCTTCATGATCAGCAAGACGGGAGAGGCCGAGACCATCACCACCCACTACTTGTTCTTTTTGGGACTCTACAGAGCTCTGTACCTTATGAACTGGATATGGCGGTTCTACTTTGAGGGATTCTTCGACATGATTGCCATCGTTGCAGGGGTGGTGCAAACCATCCTCTACTGCGACTTTTTCTACTTGTATGTAACGAAAG TTCTCAAAGGAAAGAAGCTCAGTTTGCCTGCCTAA
- the mettl9 gene encoding methyltransferase-like protein 9 isoform X2, translating into MLRTLIFVAWVLGYVVFLHSFRMIWTAKYARGPLTRSLLVNMVSEGEGTAMETQEWYKCSPDLLGESLRPLFVQSHLDSGTKAFLKQSIEKSNWLFTQLYHSFVSNVLTPLVSRTSINGFLGRGSMFVFSVEQFQKLLKVGPDWKAETLLDLGAGDGAVTEIMRGHFKEIYATEVSPPMKWHLQRRNFKLMGIDEWQQSGLQYDVISCLNLLDRCEDPLHLLRDIQRSLVPHTGRLILAAVLPFQPYVEVGGRWLRPQEHLKVQGKTWEEQVTNLSHDVFRKSGFEVETVTRLPYLCEGDMYNDYYVLDDAVFVLKASNVTEESSQ; encoded by the exons ATG CTGAGGACATTGATTTTTGTGGCCTGGGTGCTGGGTTACGTCGTCTTTCTGCACTCCTTCAGGATGATATGGACGGCTAAGTACGCGCGAGGTCCACTGACACGCTCACTTTTAGTGAACATGGTGAGCGAAGGGGAAGGAACAGCGATGGAGACACAGGAG TGGTACAAATGCTCCCCTGATCTGCTTGGGGAGTCTCTGCGACCTCTGTTTGTTCAGAGTCATCTGGATTCAGGCACCAAGGCTTTCCTCAAGCAAAGCATTGAGAAGTCTAACTGGTTGTTCACACAACTCTATCACTCTTTTGTATCAAATGTCCTTACCCCTCTGGTGTCACGCACCTCCATCAATGG GTTTCTGGGTCGTGGAtccatgtttgtgttttccGTGGAGCAATTCCAGAAACTTCTCAAGGTCGGACCAGACTGGAAGGCAGAGACACTTCTGGACCTTGGAGCCGGTGACGGTGCTGTCACAGAAATTATGAGGGGCCATTTCAAAGAGATCTATGCTACTGAGGTCTCGCCACCCATGAAATGGCATCTCCAAAGGAGGAATTTCAA ATTGATGGGGATCGACGAGTGGCAGCAGAGTGGCCTCCAGTATGATGTGATCAGTTGTCTCAATCTGCTGGACCGCTGCGAGGATCCCCTACATCTCCTACGGGACATCCAGCGATCGCTCGTTCCCCACACGGGACGGCTCATTCTGGCTGCTGTTCTTCCCTTCCAACCCTACGTAGAAGTTG GTGGAAGATGGCTGCGTCCCCAAGAACACCTAAAAGTACAAGGGAAGACGTGGGAGGAGCAAGTAACTAATCTGTCACATGACGTCTTCCGAAAATCGGGATTTGAGGTAGAGACTGTGACCCGCTTGCCATATCTCTGTGAAGGGGACATGTACAATGATTACTACGTTCTCGATGATGCAGTTTTTGTTCTTAAGGCCTCAAATGTGACTGAAGAGTCCAGTCAATGA
- the mettl9 gene encoding methyltransferase-like protein 9 isoform X3: MIWTAKYARGPLTRSLLVNMVSEGEGTAMETQEWYKCSPDLLGESLRPLFVQSHLDSGTKAFLKQSIEKSNWLFTQLYHSFVSNVLTPLVSRTSINGFLGRGSMFVFSVEQFQKLLKVGPDWKAETLLDLGAGDGAVTEIMRGHFKEIYATEVSPPMKWHLQRRNFKLMGIDEWQQSGLQYDVISCLNLLDRCEDPLHLLRDIQRSLVPHTGRLILAAVLPFQPYVEVGGRWLRPQEHLKVQGKTWEEQVTNLSHDVFRKSGFEVETVTRLPYLCEGDMYNDYYVLDDAVFVLKASNVTEESSQ; encoded by the exons ATGATATGGACGGCTAAGTACGCGCGAGGTCCACTGACACGCTCACTTTTAGTGAACATGGTGAGCGAAGGGGAAGGAACAGCGATGGAGACACAGGAG TGGTACAAATGCTCCCCTGATCTGCTTGGGGAGTCTCTGCGACCTCTGTTTGTTCAGAGTCATCTGGATTCAGGCACCAAGGCTTTCCTCAAGCAAAGCATTGAGAAGTCTAACTGGTTGTTCACACAACTCTATCACTCTTTTGTATCAAATGTCCTTACCCCTCTGGTGTCACGCACCTCCATCAATGG GTTTCTGGGTCGTGGAtccatgtttgtgttttccGTGGAGCAATTCCAGAAACTTCTCAAGGTCGGACCAGACTGGAAGGCAGAGACACTTCTGGACCTTGGAGCCGGTGACGGTGCTGTCACAGAAATTATGAGGGGCCATTTCAAAGAGATCTATGCTACTGAGGTCTCGCCACCCATGAAATGGCATCTCCAAAGGAGGAATTTCAA ATTGATGGGGATCGACGAGTGGCAGCAGAGTGGCCTCCAGTATGATGTGATCAGTTGTCTCAATCTGCTGGACCGCTGCGAGGATCCCCTACATCTCCTACGGGACATCCAGCGATCGCTCGTTCCCCACACGGGACGGCTCATTCTGGCTGCTGTTCTTCCCTTCCAACCCTACGTAGAAGTTG GTGGAAGATGGCTGCGTCCCCAAGAACACCTAAAAGTACAAGGGAAGACGTGGGAGGAGCAAGTAACTAATCTGTCACATGACGTCTTCCGAAAATCGGGATTTGAGGTAGAGACTGTGACCCGCTTGCCATATCTCTGTGAAGGGGACATGTACAATGATTACTACGTTCTCGATGATGCAGTTTTTGTTCTTAAGGCCTCAAATGTGACTGAAGAGTCCAGTCAATGA
- the mettl9 gene encoding methyltransferase-like protein 9 isoform X1, with amino-acid sequence MCHLQLRTLIFVAWVLGYVVFLHSFRMIWTAKYARGPLTRSLLVNMVSEGEGTAMETQEWYKCSPDLLGESLRPLFVQSHLDSGTKAFLKQSIEKSNWLFTQLYHSFVSNVLTPLVSRTSINGFLGRGSMFVFSVEQFQKLLKVGPDWKAETLLDLGAGDGAVTEIMRGHFKEIYATEVSPPMKWHLQRRNFKLMGIDEWQQSGLQYDVISCLNLLDRCEDPLHLLRDIQRSLVPHTGRLILAAVLPFQPYVEVGGRWLRPQEHLKVQGKTWEEQVTNLSHDVFRKSGFEVETVTRLPYLCEGDMYNDYYVLDDAVFVLKASNVTEESSQ; translated from the exons ATGTGTCATCTACAGCTGAGGACATTGATTTTTGTGGCCTGGGTGCTGGGTTACGTCGTCTTTCTGCACTCCTTCAGGATGATATGGACGGCTAAGTACGCGCGAGGTCCACTGACACGCTCACTTTTAGTGAACATGGTGAGCGAAGGGGAAGGAACAGCGATGGAGACACAGGAG TGGTACAAATGCTCCCCTGATCTGCTTGGGGAGTCTCTGCGACCTCTGTTTGTTCAGAGTCATCTGGATTCAGGCACCAAGGCTTTCCTCAAGCAAAGCATTGAGAAGTCTAACTGGTTGTTCACACAACTCTATCACTCTTTTGTATCAAATGTCCTTACCCCTCTGGTGTCACGCACCTCCATCAATGG GTTTCTGGGTCGTGGAtccatgtttgtgttttccGTGGAGCAATTCCAGAAACTTCTCAAGGTCGGACCAGACTGGAAGGCAGAGACACTTCTGGACCTTGGAGCCGGTGACGGTGCTGTCACAGAAATTATGAGGGGCCATTTCAAAGAGATCTATGCTACTGAGGTCTCGCCACCCATGAAATGGCATCTCCAAAGGAGGAATTTCAA ATTGATGGGGATCGACGAGTGGCAGCAGAGTGGCCTCCAGTATGATGTGATCAGTTGTCTCAATCTGCTGGACCGCTGCGAGGATCCCCTACATCTCCTACGGGACATCCAGCGATCGCTCGTTCCCCACACGGGACGGCTCATTCTGGCTGCTGTTCTTCCCTTCCAACCCTACGTAGAAGTTG GTGGAAGATGGCTGCGTCCCCAAGAACACCTAAAAGTACAAGGGAAGACGTGGGAGGAGCAAGTAACTAATCTGTCACATGACGTCTTCCGAAAATCGGGATTTGAGGTAGAGACTGTGACCCGCTTGCCATATCTCTGTGAAGGGGACATGTACAATGATTACTACGTTCTCGATGATGCAGTTTTTGTTCTTAAGGCCTCAAATGTGACTGAAGAGTCCAGTCAATGA